A single Brevundimonas sp. M20 DNA region contains:
- a CDS encoding TIGR01777 family oxidoreductase has protein sequence MTDLLWTLVALQIAMGAFDTLFHHELTERLAWKPSQKSELRLHGVRNLIYAALFLLLGWAEPKGALAVAVLILLVVEVAITLTDFVEEDHTRRLPASERVTHTLLALNYGAILTLLVPLLVGWISAPTGLTGVSHGLWSLMMTAAAIGVAVFGLRDLAASNRSERLVQPDPAAMGRDLPGRRRVLVTGATGFIGRRLIAALTGAGHEVIALVRNPKAADLSAPITVVTDLRQIADDARIDAVINLAGEPISDSPWTLNKRRRILRSRLKMTRDVRRLIARLRVRPEVLVSGSAIGWYGLHQDQTLDETGPANPCFSHRLCHAWEQAALRTEALGVRVVTVRIGLVLGADGGMLSKLLTPFEFGVGGPMGSGRQWMSWIALDDCVRLILHAVAEPRVIGPVNAVAPNPVTNRDLSRALGRALNRPALLAAPAAPLRLAFGDFAEELLLGGQRVLPGQALATGFRFRHPEVEDALRAIVGARPRPATGAKGGKRLSCLTAGHAVAHVEGNISSRP, from the coding sequence ATGACCGACCTGCTCTGGACCCTCGTGGCGCTCCAGATCGCCATGGGCGCCTTCGACACCCTGTTTCACCACGAACTGACCGAGCGACTGGCTTGGAAGCCGTCGCAGAAGTCCGAGCTTCGCCTGCACGGCGTGCGCAACCTGATCTACGCCGCCCTGTTCCTGCTGCTCGGCTGGGCTGAGCCGAAGGGCGCGCTCGCCGTCGCGGTCCTGATCCTGCTGGTGGTCGAGGTGGCCATCACCCTGACTGACTTTGTCGAGGAGGACCACACCCGCCGCCTGCCGGCTTCCGAGCGTGTCACCCACACCCTGCTGGCGCTGAACTACGGGGCGATCCTGACCCTGCTGGTCCCGCTGCTGGTCGGCTGGATCAGCGCGCCGACGGGCTTGACGGGGGTGTCCCATGGTCTGTGGAGCCTGATGATGACCGCGGCCGCCATCGGCGTCGCCGTCTTCGGCCTTCGTGATCTGGCCGCGAGCAACCGCTCTGAGCGGCTTGTCCAGCCCGATCCCGCCGCCATGGGACGTGACTTGCCCGGCCGCCGCCGCGTGCTGGTCACCGGCGCCACGGGCTTCATCGGCCGCCGCCTCATCGCCGCCCTGACCGGCGCCGGGCATGAAGTCATCGCCCTCGTCCGCAATCCGAAGGCCGCTGACTTGTCCGCGCCGATCACCGTCGTCACCGACCTGCGCCAGATCGCCGACGACGCCCGCATTGACGCCGTCATCAATCTGGCCGGCGAGCCGATCAGCGACAGCCCGTGGACCCTGAACAAGCGTCGCCGCATCCTGCGGTCCCGTTTGAAGATGACCCGCGACGTCCGCCGCCTGATCGCCCGCCTGCGGGTCCGGCCCGAGGTTCTGGTCAGCGGTTCCGCCATCGGCTGGTACGGCCTGCATCAGGACCAGACGCTGGATGAGACCGGTCCCGCAAACCCCTGCTTCAGCCACCGCCTGTGCCATGCATGGGAGCAGGCCGCCCTGCGAACCGAAGCCCTCGGTGTGCGGGTGGTTACTGTTCGGATCGGTCTGGTTCTCGGCGCTGATGGCGGGATGCTGTCGAAACTGCTGACCCCGTTCGAGTTCGGTGTCGGCGGGCCGATGGGCTCGGGGCGTCAGTGGATGTCATGGATCGCGCTGGACGACTGCGTGCGTCTGATCCTCCATGCCGTGGCCGAGCCTCGCGTCATCGGCCCCGTGAACGCTGTGGCGCCCAACCCCGTCACCAATCGCGATCTCAGCCGCGCGCTGGGCCGCGCCCTGAACCGACCGGCCTTGCTGGCCGCGCCCGCCGCGCCCCTGCGCCTCGCCTTCGGGGATTTCGCCGAGGAACTTCTGCTCGGGGGACAGCGCGTCCTGCCGGGACAGGCGCTGGCTACCGGCTTCCGCTTCCGTCACCCGGAGGTCGAGGATGCCCTGCGCGCCATTGTCGGCGCCCGCCCGCGTCCCGCCACTGGCGCGAAGGGCGGCAAGCGACTATCTTGCCTCACGGCGGGTCATGCTGTGGCTCACGTCGAAGGCAACATATCCTCGCGGCCTTAA
- a CDS encoding 5-formyltetrahydrofolate cyclo-ligase, translating to MRYAILMTDKSQLRSDMRALRKRLAGLDPEAAPRAAGHADALPPGDPVAVYRAIGSELDTDALSLALIHQGRALCLPVVLQPDAAMIFRLWSPGEPLEPDAAGVPAPLPLAQAVIPHLILTPLLAFDGQGGRLGQGGGYYDRTFAALPDAIRIGFAYAGQQVEDLPIEGHDIRLHGVLTEVGYTAARKVL from the coding sequence ATGCGATACGCGATCCTCATGACGGACAAGAGCCAGCTTCGCTCGGATATGCGCGCCCTGCGCAAGCGGCTGGCCGGGCTCGATCCAGAGGCCGCCCCCCGCGCGGCCGGGCACGCCGACGCCCTCCCGCCCGGTGATCCGGTCGCCGTCTATCGCGCCATCGGCTCCGAACTCGACACCGACGCCCTGTCGCTGGCCCTGATCCATCAGGGTCGGGCCCTCTGCCTGCCGGTGGTGCTTCAGCCCGACGCCGCCATGATCTTCCGACTCTGGTCGCCGGGCGAACCGCTGGAGCCGGATGCAGCCGGAGTTCCCGCGCCCCTTCCGTTGGCGCAGGCTGTGATCCCCCACCTGATCCTCACGCCCCTGCTGGCCTTCGACGGTCAGGGTGGCCGATTGGGGCAGGGCGGCGGCTACTACGACCGCACCTTCGCCGCCCTTCCGGACGCCATCCGCATCGGCTTCGCCTACGCCGGACAGCAGGTCGAGGATCTCCCGATTGAAGGGCACGACATACGCCTGCATGGCGTTCTGACCGAGGTCGGCTATACCGCCGCCCGAAAGGTACTCTGA
- a CDS encoding DUF4166 domain-containing protein encodes MGAVAAITTTEHAVQVELADLRFRALLPAAEWAALPLAVRRRFSKRMSPGATVVYRGEVAHVHVSLMGRLLAQACRLIGAPLPLVFHPGVSVVTVTEDAVGQGQVWSRMYVRKDGFPQVIHSAKRFAGPTGLEEHVGAGVGMALSVAAEDGALVFRSAFYFATVLGLRVRVPRWTEPGALTITHRDLGQGRFAFTLALDHPWLGRLLGQDAIFRDPPADEA; translated from the coding sequence ATGGGGGCCGTCGCTGCGATCACGACCACGGAGCATGCGGTTCAGGTGGAACTCGCAGATCTCCGCTTCCGCGCCCTGCTCCCCGCCGCCGAATGGGCGGCCCTGCCGCTTGCCGTGCGCCGTCGCTTCAGCAAGCGCATGAGCCCCGGCGCCACCGTCGTCTATCGGGGCGAGGTCGCCCATGTTCATGTCAGCCTCATGGGCCGTCTGCTGGCGCAGGCTTGCCGCCTGATCGGTGCGCCCCTGCCGCTGGTCTTCCATCCGGGCGTCAGCGTCGTCACCGTCACCGAAGACGCCGTCGGACAGGGGCAGGTCTGGAGCCGCATGTACGTCCGCAAGGACGGCTTCCCGCAGGTGATCCACAGCGCCAAGCGCTTCGCCGGCCCGACCGGGCTTGAGGAACACGTCGGCGCCGGCGTCGGCATGGCCCTGAGCGTCGCCGCCGAAGACGGCGCGCTCGTCTTCCGCAGCGCCTTCTACTTCGCGACCGTGCTGGGCCTGCGCGTGCGCGTGCCGCGCTGGACGGAGCCTGGCGCCCTGACCATCACCCATCGCGATCTGGGGCAGGGCCGTTTCGCCTTCACCCTCGCGCTGGACCATCCGTGGCTTGGCCGCCTGCTCGGTCAGGACGCGATTTTCCGGGATCCCCCGGCTGACGAGGCCTGA
- a CDS encoding DUF305 domain-containing protein, with the protein MRAAPGLAALVMLAACEGGGDPVEQALRETAAVNHSATVEDGQVSKAAETETAGPGWEGRPTQGDAAFRRAERSMHDKMASASGQTVDETYIAKMIEHHRGAVAMADVALAQSTDPEIRRMAQAVKDAQTREIAEMRAWKPAGE; encoded by the coding sequence ATGCGCGCCGCGCCGGGTCTTGCCGCTCTGGTGATGCTGGCCGCCTGCGAGGGCGGCGGCGATCCGGTGGAGCAGGCCCTGCGAGAGACGGCGGCGGTCAACCATTCGGCCACGGTGGAGGATGGCCAGGTGTCGAAAGCCGCCGAAACCGAGACCGCAGGGCCGGGATGGGAAGGTCGTCCAACGCAAGGCGACGCCGCATTCCGTCGAGCAGAGCGATCCATGCACGACAAGATGGCCTCCGCCTCAGGCCAGACGGTCGATGAGACCTATATCGCCAAGATGATCGAACACCATCGCGGCGCGGTGGCCATGGCCGATGTGGCTTTGGCCCAATCCACCGACCCCGAAATCCGTCGCATGGCGCAGGCGGTCAAGGACGCCCAGACCCGCGAAATAGCGGAGATGCGGGCCTGGAAGCCGGCGGGCGAGTAA
- a CDS encoding cell division protein ZapA, whose product MATVTVEINGRPYAVGCADGQEDRVRALASQFDGHVRQVAGEVGHVGDLRLFLMAGLLLADELHEARTNGGAAPVAEPAPPSNDGVAEALNAVAARLEKIVQGL is encoded by the coding sequence ATGGCTACCGTCACCGTCGAAATCAACGGCCGACCCTACGCCGTCGGCTGCGCGGATGGTCAGGAAGACCGCGTGCGCGCTCTTGCGTCCCAGTTTGACGGCCATGTCCGTCAGGTGGCGGGCGAAGTCGGTCACGTCGGGGACCTGCGCCTGTTCCTCATGGCCGGTCTGCTGCTGGCCGACGAATTGCATGAGGCCCGCACCAATGGCGGCGCGGCTCCCGTCGCCGAACCGGCGCCGCCGTCCAACGACGGCGTGGCCGAGGCGCTCAACGCTGTCGCCGCGCGCCTCGAAAAGATCGTCCAGGGTCTGTGA
- a CDS encoding GbsR/MarR family transcriptional regulator: MERFVLHWGEMGGFWGVNRSVAQIHAFLMTAEKPMTAEDIAVALEMARSNVSNSLKELLAWNLIRRVPVRGDRRDHFEAEADVWEVASRIAAGRKAKEIDPALETLRACVAEAETDPTVHPVALKRLKEMLEFTETIDRWYGQITTVARPKLMALLKLGARIAALIPGGK, translated from the coding sequence TTGGAACGCTTCGTCCTGCACTGGGGCGAGATGGGCGGCTTCTGGGGCGTGAACCGTTCTGTCGCCCAGATCCATGCCTTCCTGATGACGGCTGAGAAGCCGATGACGGCGGAAGACATCGCCGTCGCCTTGGAAATGGCACGGTCCAACGTCTCCAACTCTCTGAAGGAGCTTCTGGCCTGGAACCTGATCCGGCGGGTGCCGGTGCGCGGCGACCGTCGCGATCACTTCGAGGCCGAGGCTGATGTCTGGGAGGTCGCCTCCCGCATCGCCGCCGGTCGCAAGGCCAAGGAGATCGATCCCGCTCTGGAGACGCTGCGCGCCTGTGTCGCCGAGGCCGAGACGGACCCAACGGTTCATCCGGTCGCGCTGAAGCGGCTCAAGGAAATGCTCGAGTTCACCGAGACCATCGACCGCTGGTACGGCCAGATCACCACCGTGGCTCGGCCCAAGCTGATGGCGCTGCTGAAACTGGGGGCGCGCATCGCCGCCCTCATTCCCGGCGGCAAGTAG
- the purL gene encoding phosphoribosylformylglycinamidine synthase subunit PurL: protein MSAPEKTMAELAAEYGLAPNEYQVVLDRLGREPNHVELGVFSVMWSEHCSYKSSKIHLGKFPTKGPRVICGPGENAGVIDIDDGDACIFKMESHNHPSYIEPYQGAATGVGGIMRDVFTMGARPVALLNALRFGDVGHEKTKRLVSGVVSGIGGYGNCVGVPTVAGETNFHAGYNGNILVNAMCVGLAKSDAIFYSAAPSAGLSVVYFGSKTGRDGIHGATMSSAEFDDESESKRPTVQVGDPFAEKLLIEATLELMASGAVAAIQDMGAAGLTSSSVEMAGKGGVGIELNMDAVPQREEGMSAYEMMLSESQERMLAVLKPGREEDGYRIFEKWGLDAAVIGVTTDTGRLVLKHHGEVVCDVPLAPLFDDAPLYDRPWVQPDLQPRLDPKDVPAPENWTDAVLNVLTCPDMASKRWIWEQYDRHVMADTLHDSATGADAGVVRVHGTDKGLAVTSDCTPRYVQADPYEGGKQCVAEAWRNLTAVGSRPIAITDNLNFGNPQRPEIMGQIVRAIDGMAEACRELDFPVVSGNVSLYNETNGVAIPPTPTVGAVGLLPNYDTVTGFGGAVEGDTLVLIGETRGELGASIYLREVLGREDGAPPPVDLKLERNTGDFVRGLIESGELTVVHDLSDGGLIGAAADIALASDVGVELNASSAAHAHAFLFGEDQARYLVAVTDANALIAKAHEAGLHASVVGMVKGSDFASSGPKGELFRLPVSHLREMHESWMPNWMNG, encoded by the coding sequence ATGAGCGCTCCTGAAAAGACCATGGCCGAGCTGGCCGCCGAATACGGCCTGGCCCCGAACGAATATCAGGTCGTCCTCGACCGGCTGGGCCGCGAGCCCAACCATGTCGAACTGGGCGTCTTCTCGGTGATGTGGTCCGAGCACTGCTCGTACAAATCCTCGAAGATTCATCTGGGCAAGTTCCCCACCAAGGGACCGCGGGTGATCTGCGGCCCGGGCGAGAACGCCGGGGTCATCGACATCGATGACGGCGACGCCTGCATCTTCAAGATGGAGAGCCACAACCACCCGTCCTACATCGAGCCCTATCAGGGCGCGGCGACGGGCGTGGGCGGCATCATGCGCGACGTCTTCACCATGGGCGCGCGCCCGGTGGCCCTGCTGAACGCCCTGCGCTTCGGCGACGTGGGGCATGAGAAGACCAAGCGTCTGGTCTCGGGCGTCGTCTCGGGCATCGGCGGCTACGGCAACTGCGTCGGCGTGCCGACCGTGGCGGGCGAGACGAATTTCCACGCCGGCTACAACGGCAACATCCTGGTCAACGCCATGTGCGTGGGTCTGGCGAAGTCGGACGCCATCTTCTACTCGGCCGCGCCCTCGGCGGGCCTGTCGGTGGTTTACTTCGGTTCGAAGACCGGCCGCGACGGCATCCACGGCGCGACCATGTCGTCCGCGGAGTTCGATGATGAGTCGGAATCGAAGCGCCCGACCGTGCAGGTCGGCGACCCGTTCGCCGAGAAGCTGCTGATCGAGGCCACGCTGGAGCTGATGGCCTCGGGCGCCGTCGCCGCCATTCAGGACATGGGCGCAGCGGGTCTGACCTCGTCGTCGGTCGAGATGGCCGGCAAGGGCGGCGTCGGCATCGAGCTGAACATGGACGCCGTGCCCCAGCGCGAAGAAGGCATGTCCGCCTATGAGATGATGCTGTCGGAATCGCAGGAGCGGATGCTGGCGGTTCTGAAGCCGGGCCGCGAGGAAGACGGCTACCGCATCTTCGAGAAGTGGGGTCTGGACGCCGCCGTGATCGGCGTGACCACCGACACCGGCCGTCTGGTGCTGAAGCATCACGGCGAAGTGGTCTGCGACGTGCCACTGGCCCCGCTGTTCGACGACGCGCCTCTGTACGACCGTCCGTGGGTGCAGCCGGACCTGCAGCCGCGCCTCGATCCGAAGGACGTGCCCGCGCCGGAGAACTGGACTGACGCGGTGCTGAACGTCCTGACCTGCCCGGATATGGCGTCCAAGCGCTGGATCTGGGAGCAATACGACCGTCACGTGATGGCGGACACCCTGCACGACTCGGCCACCGGCGCCGACGCGGGCGTGGTTCGGGTGCATGGCACGGACAAGGGTCTGGCCGTCACCAGCGACTGCACCCCGCGCTATGTGCAGGCCGATCCCTATGAAGGCGGCAAGCAGTGCGTGGCCGAGGCCTGGCGCAACCTGACCGCCGTGGGGTCGCGCCCGATCGCCATCACCGACAACCTGAACTTCGGCAACCCGCAGCGCCCCGAGATCATGGGCCAGATCGTGCGGGCCATCGACGGCATGGCCGAGGCCTGCCGCGAGCTGGACTTCCCGGTCGTGTCGGGGAACGTCAGCCTCTACAACGAGACCAACGGCGTCGCCATTCCGCCGACCCCGACGGTCGGCGCGGTCGGCCTGCTGCCCAACTATGACACCGTCACCGGCTTCGGCGGCGCGGTCGAGGGCGATACGCTGGTGCTGATCGGCGAGACCCGCGGCGAGCTGGGCGCGTCCATTTACCTGCGCGAAGTGCTGGGCCGCGAGGACGGCGCGCCGCCGCCGGTGGACCTGAAGCTGGAACGCAATACGGGCGACTTCGTGCGTGGCCTGATCGAGAGCGGCGAACTGACGGTCGTGCACGACCTGTCGGACGGCGGACTGATCGGCGCGGCGGCGGACATCGCGCTGGCGTCGGATGTCGGGGTCGAGCTGAACGCCTCGAGCGCGGCGCACGCCCACGCCTTCCTGTTCGGCGAGGACCAGGCCCGCTATCTGGTGGCCGTCACCGACGCCAACGCCCTGATCGCCAAGGCCCATGAAGCCGGGTTGCATGCCTCGGTCGTCGGCATGGTGAAGGGCTCGGACTTCGCCTCGTCGGGGCCGAAGGGCGAACTGTTCCGCCTGCCGGTCTCGCACCTGCGCGAGATGCACGAGAGCTGGATGCCGAACTGGATGAACGGCTGA
- a CDS encoding TIGR00282 family metallophosphoesterase: MRLAFFGDVVGKSGRDGLSDHLPALKRDLKLDFVVVNAENAAGGFGITEHTANELFMAGADCLTLGNHSWDQREALTYIVREPRLIRPLNYPRLMDAPGAGANLFETQSGRTVLVMNVLGRVHMDPMDDPFSAVEKELAACPMGMAADAIIVDIHAEATSEKMAMGHFCDGRASLVVGTHTHVPTADCQILPGGTAYQTDAGGCCDYDSVIGNEKEEPLRRFTTRLSGGRYTPAHGPATICGVYVETDDRTGLATRVEPLRVGGRLSQAIPVV; the protein is encoded by the coding sequence ATGCGTCTCGCCTTCTTCGGTGATGTGGTCGGCAAGTCCGGCCGCGACGGTCTGTCCGACCACCTGCCCGCGCTCAAGCGTGACCTGAAACTCGACTTCGTGGTGGTCAACGCCGAGAACGCCGCGGGTGGTTTCGGCATCACCGAGCACACCGCCAACGAGCTGTTCATGGCCGGCGCCGACTGCCTGACGCTGGGCAATCACAGCTGGGACCAGCGCGAGGCCCTGACCTATATCGTGCGCGAGCCGCGCCTGATCCGTCCGCTCAATTATCCGCGCCTGATGGACGCACCGGGCGCGGGGGCCAACCTGTTCGAGACCCAGTCGGGCCGCACGGTTCTGGTCATGAACGTGCTGGGCCGCGTCCACATGGATCCCATGGACGACCCGTTCAGCGCGGTGGAGAAGGAACTGGCCGCCTGTCCCATGGGCATGGCCGCCGACGCCATCATCGTCGACATCCACGCCGAGGCGACTTCGGAGAAGATGGCCATGGGTCATTTCTGCGACGGCCGCGCTTCGTTGGTGGTGGGCACCCACACCCACGTCCCGACCGCCGACTGCCAGATCCTGCCGGGCGGTACGGCCTACCAGACCGACGCCGGCGGCTGCTGCGACTACGACTCGGTCATCGGCAACGAGAAGGAGGAGCCGCTGCGGCGCTTCACCACCCGTCTGTCGGGCGGCCGCTACACCCCGGCCCACGGCCCGGCGACCATCTGCGGCGTCTATGTCGAGACGGATGATCGCACGGGCCTCGCCACCCGCGTTGAGCCCCTGCGCGTCGGCGGACGCCTCAGCCAGGCGATCCCGGTCGTCTGA